From one Paenibacillus terrae HPL-003 genomic stretch:
- a CDS encoding MFS transporter, which produces MKWLDSYPKEVKVFLVASLINSAGSSLMWPLVSMYVFDELHRSMGDAGIAILVQSLGGIFGQVLGGALYHRIGAKKLIVGSLTMNALGLLTLPFTSGHWIAFVIMMGFIGFFNVVSVPAIQAFVGFRFADRRGELFNIIYVANNIGVALGTGLSGVLADLSYQLSFVMNGITSAVFAGFFWSYLSRVDREEGEVHLSKSVKKRTEEIPARLLFRDTRLYFFVGLGSLFLWFGNSIWNTGVSPYIIEQGLPKTMYGLLWTLNGVLIFAAQPIIFWLKRLYARHASAQMTWAGGFYLAAYIVMLGTQNYTGMIFAMVLATLGEMLIAPAVPAFLSDHGGRGAPFYIGLVGGIGAAGRVMGPYIMGRLYDGGGLPPTLWLASGVAVLSILFFILHSRLNRSRCEEDAFETTTSKADVSSS; this is translated from the coding sequence ATGAAATGGTTGGATTCTTATCCGAAAGAAGTGAAAGTGTTTCTTGTCGCCAGCCTGATTAATTCCGCCGGAAGCTCTCTAATGTGGCCGTTGGTTAGCATGTATGTGTTTGACGAGCTGCACCGCAGTATGGGAGATGCGGGGATTGCGATTTTGGTGCAATCGCTGGGCGGGATTTTTGGTCAGGTGCTGGGAGGGGCCCTTTATCACCGTATTGGGGCCAAAAAACTGATTGTCGGCTCGCTGACAATGAACGCGCTGGGACTTCTCACGCTTCCGTTTACCAGCGGTCACTGGATTGCGTTTGTTATTATGATGGGCTTTATCGGCTTTTTTAATGTTGTATCTGTGCCCGCGATTCAGGCGTTTGTAGGTTTTCGCTTTGCTGACCGTCGTGGAGAGCTGTTCAACATTATCTATGTAGCCAATAATATAGGGGTGGCATTGGGTACGGGACTGAGCGGCGTTCTGGCCGATCTCTCCTATCAGCTCAGCTTTGTCATGAACGGGATTACCTCTGCGGTATTTGCCGGGTTTTTCTGGTCCTATCTGAGCAGGGTCGACCGGGAAGAGGGGGAAGTTCATCTCAGCAAGTCCGTGAAGAAAAGAACAGAGGAAATACCAGCGCGGCTGCTTTTCCGTGATACCAGGTTGTATTTCTTCGTCGGGTTGGGCTCGCTCTTTTTATGGTTCGGTAATTCGATCTGGAATACGGGCGTATCTCCATATATTATTGAGCAGGGCTTGCCTAAAACGATGTATGGGCTGCTATGGACACTGAACGGTGTGCTTATTTTTGCTGCACAGCCGATTATCTTCTGGCTCAAGCGTCTTTATGCCCGTCACGCTTCGGCTCAAATGACGTGGGCAGGGGGATTTTATTTGGCAGCTTATATCGTCATGTTAGGCACACAGAACTATACGGGGATGATATTCGCCATGGTTTTGGCGACCCTGGGAGAAATGCTGATCGCACCTGCGGTTCCGGCATTTTTGTCGGATCACGGAGGTCGGGGGGCCCCCTTTTACATTGGGTTAGTAGGGGGTATTGGTGCAGCCGGACGGGTGATGGGGCCTTATATCATGGGGAGGCTATATGATGGCGGTGGTCTCCCACCCACACTTTGGCTGGCATCGGGCGTGGCGGTTTTGTCCATCCTGTTTTTCATTCTGCATAGCAGATTGAACCGTTCCCGCTGTGAAGAGGATGCTTTTGAGACTACTACGTCCAAGGCAGACGTTTCCAGTTCTTAA
- a CDS encoding molybdopterin-containing oxidoreductase family protein, with translation MDHRNSASPEAVLQQDLQRRQRVTERTDGIFPAVCPLDCPDTCGLLLHKEAGKIVKVAGNPDHPITKGAICNKVRNMTERVYDPERLLYPLKRVGPKGQGKFERISWEEAVDTITGRFKELIRTDGPESILPYSFYGNMGVLSVDGMDRRFFNALGSSQLDQTICSVAGNEGWASVMGFKGGTSPEDTEDADLIIVWGGNVISTNMHQVVLAEKARKKGAKVIVIDVHRNRTAQWADWFIPLYPGTDTALALGVMHVLFEQGLTDDEFLRRYTVGHEELREHVKAYTPQRVSRITGVPEADIIRLAEMYGQARAAYINIGNGLQHHDNGGMNVRAVTCLPALTGQWLKHGGGASRSNGAYGKFNGANLARPDLRKNPDARVINMNQIGEALLQKDEPIKALFVYCSNPVVVAPDADRVTQGFEREDLFTVVHDLFLTDTARYADIVLPAASSFEGTDLYKSYWHHYIQMQEPVIAPLGESKSNYGLFSLLGQAMGFDEAAFTESEEDMIAGALDNPTNPYLNGVTLEALKKSPFVKLDMTPKATYLDRLTTPSGKIELYSEKMKQAGLPAMPSYVPLIEGYDGEHRPQADERFPLMFISPPNHNFLNSTFANLPKHQRLEREPLLQIHPEDAQVRDIVDGDPVTVWNDRGTYELKAKVTDLMLPGTVISQGLWWEGKGRRQRANALTSDRLSDMGRGATFFSTVVNVKRQ, from the coding sequence ATGGATCATCGCAACAGTGCGTCTCCTGAGGCTGTGCTTCAGCAAGACTTGCAAAGGAGACAACGAGTGACAGAGCGTACGGACGGTATTTTTCCGGCTGTATGTCCGCTGGATTGCCCGGATACGTGCGGGCTCCTGCTTCACAAGGAAGCTGGAAAAATCGTCAAGGTGGCTGGCAATCCGGATCATCCTATTACGAAAGGGGCCATTTGCAACAAAGTTCGCAATATGACGGAGCGAGTGTATGACCCCGAGCGGCTGCTCTATCCGTTGAAGCGTGTAGGTCCCAAGGGGCAAGGGAAGTTCGAACGAATTAGCTGGGAGGAGGCAGTGGATACCATTACAGGCCGCTTTAAGGAACTGATTCGCACGGACGGACCGGAATCTATTCTCCCCTACAGCTTTTACGGCAATATGGGCGTGTTGAGTGTGGACGGGATGGATCGCCGTTTTTTCAATGCGCTAGGTTCAAGCCAACTGGACCAGACGATTTGCAGTGTGGCTGGGAATGAAGGCTGGGCATCCGTCATGGGTTTTAAGGGTGGCACCAGTCCGGAGGATACAGAGGATGCTGACCTCATTATTGTATGGGGTGGAAATGTCATCAGCACCAATATGCATCAGGTGGTATTGGCCGAGAAGGCACGTAAAAAAGGTGCCAAGGTGATCGTCATTGATGTCCACCGCAATCGGACAGCGCAATGGGCGGATTGGTTCATTCCGCTCTACCCGGGAACAGATACCGCGCTCGCACTGGGTGTTATGCACGTACTGTTCGAGCAAGGGCTGACGGACGATGAATTTTTGCGCCGCTATACGGTCGGTCATGAGGAACTGCGCGAGCATGTGAAGGCATATACCCCGCAGCGGGTCTCACGTATTACAGGTGTGCCGGAGGCAGATATTATTCGTCTGGCGGAGATGTACGGGCAGGCGCGTGCGGCATATATCAACATTGGCAACGGGCTTCAGCATCACGATAATGGCGGCATGAATGTACGCGCGGTTACATGCTTGCCCGCGCTCACCGGGCAATGGCTGAAGCACGGCGGGGGAGCCTCACGTTCCAACGGCGCTTACGGCAAATTCAACGGTGCCAACCTGGCGCGTCCTGATCTGCGTAAGAACCCGGATGCCCGGGTGATAAACATGAACCAAATCGGCGAAGCACTGCTACAGAAGGACGAGCCGATCAAGGCGCTGTTCGTGTATTGCAGCAATCCGGTTGTCGTAGCCCCTGATGCTGACCGGGTGACGCAGGGGTTTGAACGGGAGGATCTGTTCACGGTCGTTCACGACCTGTTCCTCACCGATACGGCCCGCTATGCAGATATTGTACTGCCTGCGGCATCTTCTTTTGAAGGCACAGACCTGTATAAATCGTATTGGCACCATTATATCCAGATGCAGGAGCCGGTCATTGCTCCACTCGGGGAAAGCAAAAGCAACTATGGGCTGTTTAGCCTGCTCGGACAGGCTATGGGCTTTGATGAGGCTGCTTTCACGGAAAGTGAAGAGGATATGATCGCGGGTGCACTTGATAACCCGACAAATCCTTATCTCAACGGTGTGACTTTGGAAGCTTTAAAAAAGTCACCTTTTGTCAAACTGGACATGACGCCGAAGGCTACCTATCTGGATCGTCTGACTACGCCTTCGGGCAAGATTGAGCTGTATTCAGAAAAGATGAAGCAAGCGGGTCTGCCCGCGATGCCTTCGTATGTGCCGCTGATCGAAGGATATGACGGAGAGCATCGACCGCAAGCGGACGAGCGGTTCCCGCTGATGTTTATTTCGCCACCGAATCATAATTTTCTGAATTCAACGTTCGCGAATCTGCCCAAGCATCAGCGGCTGGAACGGGAGCCTTTGCTGCAAATTCACCCGGAGGATGCTCAGGTAAGAGACATCGTAGATGGCGATCCGGTTACGGTATGGAACGACCGGGGAACGTATGAGCTGAAAGCCAAGGTCACGGATTTGATGCTGCCCGGTACGGTGATTAGCCAAGGGTTATGGTGGGAAGGTAAAGGACGCAGACAGCGTGCCAATGCGTTAACCTCTGACCGGCTGTCGGATATGGGGCGGGGGGCTACTTTCTTTTCAACGGTGGTGAATGTGAAGCGCCAATGA
- a CDS encoding formate/nitrite transporter family protein has product MASYKPGQIAEKTVETGVAKANNPWTVAVVLGFLAGAFIALGFLLDIRVIASAPKEWGSIATFIGAAVFPVGLVLVLIGGGELLTGNMMAVPLARWAGRIKTGAMLRNLAIITLSNFAGALFVAFFFGHVLGLTETGPYLDKVVDMAGHKLHESFLQSFISGIGCNWLVALAVWLAYSTDSIGGKIMGIWFPTMAFVAIGFQHVVANMFLIPAAIFAGHFSWADYIMNFIPVWLGNLVGGSMFVAGAYWLAYLKKPHSAMHPVNDSSQAPSSTATTPLSDHA; this is encoded by the coding sequence ATGGCAAGTTATAAACCGGGGCAGATTGCTGAAAAGACGGTGGAAACAGGAGTGGCCAAAGCGAACAATCCATGGACTGTGGCCGTGGTATTGGGATTTTTGGCAGGTGCATTTATTGCGCTTGGTTTTTTGCTGGATATACGTGTTATCGCAAGTGCGCCCAAAGAATGGGGAAGTATTGCTACTTTTATTGGAGCAGCCGTGTTCCCTGTAGGTCTGGTATTGGTATTGATCGGAGGCGGAGAATTGCTGACCGGTAATATGATGGCTGTACCTTTGGCAAGATGGGCAGGACGGATCAAGACCGGGGCGATGCTCCGTAATTTGGCGATTATTACGCTTAGTAATTTTGCAGGCGCGTTGTTTGTTGCCTTTTTCTTTGGTCATGTGCTGGGTTTAACCGAGACAGGACCTTATTTGGACAAAGTGGTGGATATGGCGGGACATAAGCTGCATGAAAGCTTTTTGCAATCGTTTATATCCGGTATTGGATGTAACTGGCTGGTAGCGCTGGCTGTATGGTTGGCGTATAGCACGGATTCGATCGGTGGCAAAATTATGGGGATCTGGTTCCCGACAATGGCCTTTGTAGCTATCGGATTTCAGCACGTTGTAGCCAATATGTTTCTGATTCCAGCGGCTATTTTCGCAGGTCATTTTTCATGGGCAGATTATATCATGAACTTCATTCCGGTTTGGCTGGGGAATTTGGTGGGAGGAAGTATGTTCGTAGCTGGAGCTTACTGGTTGGCATATTTGAAAAAGCCTCATTCCGCTATGCATCCTGTGAATGATTCATCTCAGGCACCTTCGTCTACTGCAACAACTCCGTTGAGTGACCATGCTTGA
- a CDS encoding FAD-dependent oxidoreductase, with product MKVAVIGCTHAGTAAIVNTAKYYPDAEITVYERNDNISFLSCGIALYVGGVVKDPHGLFYSSPDQLAELGVVTKMLHEVTNVDTAGKTLQARNLQTGEEFTDTFDKLIVTTGSWPIIPKLEGIELDHILLCKNYNHSNDIIEKAKHVQNITVVGAGYIGVELVEAFQMNGKNVTLIDSADRILNKYLDPEYTDRIEDSLKEHGIKLVLGESVSRFEGNNGKVNKVVTSKGEYETELVILCIGFRPQTDLLKGQVDMLPNGAIIVDNYMQSSCPDVFAAGDSCAIHYNPTGKTAYIPLATNAVRMGTLVARNLVKPTIAYMGTQGTSGIKIYEDNIAGTGLTEVAAADEGMAVEAVTIEDSYRPEFMPTSEKVLLKVVYEQETRRIVGAQIMSKVDLTQSINTLSVAIQNHMTIDQLAFVDFFFQPHYNKPWNFLNAAGLQALPPISERKPITV from the coding sequence ATGAAAGTAGCAGTTATTGGATGTACACACGCAGGTACGGCAGCCATCGTCAACACAGCCAAATATTATCCAGATGCCGAAATTACCGTTTACGAGCGTAATGACAATATTTCGTTTTTATCCTGTGGTATTGCGCTGTACGTAGGTGGTGTCGTCAAAGATCCGCACGGCTTGTTTTATTCTTCCCCGGACCAATTGGCTGAGCTGGGTGTCGTGACCAAGATGCTTCATGAGGTAACGAATGTCGATACAGCAGGCAAAACGCTGCAAGCACGCAATCTCCAAACAGGAGAAGAGTTTACGGACACCTTTGATAAATTGATTGTAACTACGGGCTCGTGGCCTATTATTCCGAAGCTGGAAGGTATTGAGCTCGATCATATACTGCTCTGCAAGAACTATAATCATTCCAATGACATCATTGAGAAAGCCAAGCATGTACAGAACATTACAGTTGTCGGAGCCGGATATATCGGTGTTGAGTTGGTAGAAGCTTTTCAAATGAACGGTAAGAACGTAACGCTGATTGACAGCGCGGATCGTATTTTGAATAAATATTTGGACCCGGAATATACAGACCGAATTGAAGATTCCTTGAAGGAACATGGCATCAAGCTGGTGCTGGGAGAATCAGTGAGCCGTTTTGAAGGAAATAACGGTAAGGTGAACAAAGTGGTGACATCCAAAGGAGAATATGAAACAGAGCTTGTTATTCTCTGCATCGGCTTCCGTCCTCAAACGGATCTACTTAAAGGTCAGGTAGACATGCTGCCCAACGGCGCGATCATTGTGGACAATTATATGCAAAGCAGCTGCCCGGACGTATTTGCCGCAGGCGATAGCTGTGCAATCCATTACAACCCGACAGGCAAAACAGCTTATATTCCATTGGCAACCAACGCTGTTCGTATGGGTACGCTGGTGGCACGCAATTTGGTCAAGCCAACCATTGCCTATATGGGAACACAGGGAACTTCGGGTATTAAAATTTATGAAGATAATATTGCAGGAACAGGTTTGACGGAAGTGGCAGCAGCGGACGAAGGCATGGCTGTAGAGGCTGTAACCATTGAGGACAGCTACCGTCCTGAATTTATGCCAACCTCGGAAAAGGTGCTGCTGAAGGTTGTATATGAGCAGGAGACACGGAGAATTGTCGGGGCACAAATTATGTCGAAGGTAGATTTGACCCAATCGATTAATACCCTGTCGGTGGCGATCCAAAATCATATGACCATTGATCAACTGGCCTTTGTGGATTTCTTCTTCCAGCCGCATTATAACAAGCCTTGGAATTTCTTGAATGCAGCGGGTTTGCAAGCATTGCCGCCGATATCTGAACGGAAGCCCATTACGGTATAA
- a CDS encoding glutathione peroxidase encodes MSVYSHHAVTPANQEVPLDTYTGKVLVIANTASKCGLTPQYGDLQKLYDEYKDRGLVVLGFPCNQFGGQEPGSSEEAAEFCQLNYGVNFPVFAKVDVNGPDTAPLFEYLKKQQPGEQEDGTIQWNFTKFIVDREGVPVGRFEPKESPEAMKAAIEQLL; translated from the coding sequence ATGTCTGTCTATTCACATCATGCCGTAACACCAGCGAATCAGGAGGTTCCTCTGGATACCTACACCGGTAAGGTGCTGGTCATCGCGAATACCGCAAGCAAATGCGGACTTACCCCGCAATATGGGGATTTGCAAAAGCTATATGATGAATATAAGGATCGGGGACTGGTTGTATTAGGCTTCCCTTGTAACCAATTTGGCGGTCAGGAGCCAGGCAGCAGCGAGGAAGCCGCTGAATTTTGCCAACTGAATTACGGGGTTAATTTCCCGGTATTCGCTAAAGTGGACGTTAACGGTCCGGATACAGCACCTCTGTTTGAATATTTGAAAAAGCAGCAGCCTGGAGAGCAGGAAGATGGCACGATTCAATGGAATTTCACGAAATTCATTGTGGATCGTGAAGGTGTGCCTGTGGGGCGCTTTGAACCCAAGGAATCACCAGAGGCGATGAAAGCGGCCATCGAGCAACTGCTATAA